In a genomic window of Streptomyces noursei ATCC 11455:
- a CDS encoding S1 family peptidase, whose protein sequence is MTRRVRIPLLAALLLVTGALMSSAPACAVIGGSKSTYGPWAVRMLVDGKPACTGTAVTPQWIISASHCFFEQAQPIADKRISFRVGNLDTRKGTTVRPLPGKRVGSVHADMMLVKVPAIKLRTARLATAGVHPGQVVRQYGWGATCTGDENTCQSPVLKQSDLRVVRSDDPRCEGSTAPGGSDFCMEKVSGIPAGGDSEGPVMSIAPNGTETLLGVFDGSDREQIAEAGEVSQQLAWIRSVTQR, encoded by the coding sequence ATGACGCGTCGCGTTCGCATACCGCTACTGGCCGCCTTACTACTGGTGACAGGCGCACTGATGTCATCCGCGCCGGCCTGCGCCGTCATCGGCGGGTCGAAGAGTACCTACGGACCGTGGGCGGTGCGTATGCTCGTCGACGGCAAACCGGCGTGCACAGGCACGGCAGTCACGCCTCAATGGATCATCAGCGCCTCGCACTGCTTCTTCGAACAAGCGCAGCCGATCGCCGACAAGCGGATCTCGTTCAGGGTCGGCAACCTCGACACGCGCAAGGGCACCACGGTCCGCCCGCTTCCCGGCAAACGCGTGGGAAGCGTGCACGCCGACATGATGCTCGTCAAGGTTCCGGCGATCAAACTGCGCACGGCGCGCCTGGCCACGGCCGGCGTCCACCCCGGCCAGGTTGTGCGCCAGTACGGGTGGGGGGCCACCTGCACCGGCGACGAAAACACCTGCCAGTCCCCCGTGCTAAAGCAGTCGGACCTGCGGGTCGTACGGTCGGACGACCCCCGGTGTGAGGGCTCCACCGCGCCGGGCGGCTCGGACTTCTGCATGGAGAAGGTGTCCGGGATTCCCGCCGGCGGCGACTCCGAAGGTCCGGTGATGAGCATCGCCCCCAACGGCACCGAAACCCTCCTCGGCGTCTTCGACGGCTCCGACCGCGAGCAGATCGCCGAGGCCGGGGAGGTCTCCCAACAACTTGCCTGGATCCGCTCGGTCACCCAGCGGTAG
- a CDS encoding methyltransferase domain-containing protein, with protein MTVAVDRPGRRRLGRSLLDAGVLRPEWEVTFATVDRAMFLPHVMWPWDMTSRACNRVDKAADADTWHAAADTDQPIVTQWDDGRHTGPGPGTTATSSSSMPSVVYRLLGDLDVDEGMHVLDNGTGTGETAGALTHRCGSDKVTTIEIDAAASRQAAQRLNASGLHPTVVVGDGTAGYPACGPYDRILVTYGLREVPGALVGQTRPGGLIVAPWGTHYSNADAVVRLTVQGTTASGRFTSGVEFMKSRNQRRTAINPSNYVPPEGVRGADTSRTSITEEQFASGRFGVLPFVLGIRVQDCAQAVAAKREGSRPIWFYGLSDRSWACVLFRDGQAEARVWQSGPRRLWDEAETAYHWWAAQGCPGFDRFGLTVTPDGQQVWLDEPTNFWSV; from the coding sequence ATGACGGTGGCAGTGGATCGTCCCGGCCGCCGGCGGCTGGGACGATCGCTTCTTGATGCAGGTGTCCTGCGACCGGAGTGGGAGGTGACGTTCGCAACCGTCGACCGTGCGATGTTTTTGCCCCATGTGATGTGGCCGTGGGACATGACGAGCAGAGCATGCAACCGCGTCGACAAGGCCGCGGATGCGGACACCTGGCATGCGGCCGCAGACACCGACCAGCCGATCGTCACCCAGTGGGACGATGGCCGGCACACCGGCCCTGGCCCGGGGACGACGGCGACGAGTTCCTCCTCCATGCCCTCTGTCGTCTACCGTCTGCTCGGCGACCTGGACGTCGACGAGGGCATGCACGTGCTCGACAACGGCACCGGCACCGGGGAGACGGCGGGTGCCCTCACACACCGCTGCGGGTCGGACAAAGTCACCACGATCGAGATCGACGCAGCGGCATCTCGACAGGCCGCACAACGCCTCAACGCTTCGGGGCTTCACCCCACCGTCGTGGTCGGCGACGGCACGGCCGGCTACCCGGCCTGTGGCCCGTACGACCGGATCCTGGTCACCTACGGCCTGCGAGAAGTCCCCGGCGCGCTGGTCGGGCAGACTCGACCCGGCGGTCTGATCGTCGCCCCGTGGGGAACGCACTACAGCAACGCCGACGCCGTCGTTCGCCTCACGGTCCAAGGCACAACCGCCTCGGGGCGTTTCACCAGCGGCGTCGAGTTCATGAAGTCGCGGAACCAGCGCCGCACGGCGATCAACCCCAGCAACTACGTGCCCCCCGAAGGGGTTCGCGGCGCCGACACATCACGGACCAGTATCACCGAGGAGCAATTCGCCAGCGGCCGCTTCGGCGTTCTGCCGTTCGTGCTCGGTATCCGGGTTCAGGACTGCGCCCAGGCTGTGGCAGCGAAGCGGGAAGGCTCCCGGCCGATCTGGTTCTACGGTCTCAGCGACCGGTCCTGGGCATGTGTCCTTTTCCGTGACGGCCAGGCCGAGGCCCGCGTGTGGCAGTCCGGGCCACGCCGGCTGTGGGATGAGGCGGAGACCGCCTACCACTGGTGGGCCGCCCAAGGCTGCCCAGGATTCGACCGGTTCGGTCTCACCGTCACCCCTGATGGACAACAGGTGTGGCTGGACGAACCGACCAACTTCTGGTCCGTTTGA
- a CDS encoding ISL3 family transposase encodes MSVFSIWKRTLTVENTVVEGIRFDESEQCVIVSVRPDARSRQRCGICRRPAARYDAGRGRRRWRDLDHGAVRVFLEADAPRVGCHIHGSVVAWVPWARHGAGHTLAFDQQAAWMAAECSKTATAALMRISWRTAGAIVARFVADRDRDVDRLAGLRRIGIDEISHRRGQKYMTVVVCHDTGRVVWMADGHGKHVLHRFLDGLGPGRTGRLTDISADGAGWIAGVLAERAPHARRVMDPFHVVAWATTALDAERRTAWNRARHSLGDRETARALKDSRFALWKNSDDLTDRQAAKLAWIAATDPQLHRAWRLKEALRTVFTLAKSRPTAALKALDRWIAWARRCRIPTFVDLQRKIMRHYDAIRAALTTGMSNGLIESTNTKTRLIIRRGFGFHTANAIIALVMLTLGGPRPQLPGRQLATE; translated from the coding sequence GTGTCTGTCTTCAGCATATGGAAGAGAACTCTGACGGTCGAAAACACCGTGGTCGAGGGGATCCGCTTCGACGAGAGCGAACAGTGTGTGATCGTGTCGGTACGACCCGATGCGCGGAGTCGGCAGCGGTGTGGGATCTGCCGCAGACCGGCTGCCCGGTATGACGCCGGCCGGGGGCGTCGGCGGTGGCGGGATCTGGATCATGGTGCGGTGCGGGTGTTCCTGGAGGCTGATGCACCGCGGGTGGGATGCCACATCCACGGTTCCGTCGTGGCCTGGGTGCCGTGGGCCAGACACGGTGCCGGCCACACCCTGGCCTTCGATCAGCAGGCTGCCTGGATGGCCGCCGAGTGCTCGAAGACGGCAACAGCCGCACTGATGCGGATCTCCTGGCGGACGGCCGGGGCGATCGTGGCCCGGTTCGTCGCCGACCGGGACCGCGATGTGGACCGACTGGCAGGACTACGGCGGATCGGTATCGACGAGATCTCCCACCGCCGGGGGCAGAAGTACATGACAGTCGTGGTCTGCCACGACACTGGCCGGGTGGTGTGGATGGCCGACGGCCACGGCAAACACGTCCTGCACCGCTTCCTCGACGGCCTTGGCCCCGGCAGGACCGGACGCCTGACCGATATCAGCGCCGATGGCGCCGGCTGGATCGCCGGCGTGCTGGCCGAACGCGCCCCACACGCCAGGCGCGTGATGGACCCCTTCCACGTGGTCGCCTGGGCCACCACCGCCCTGGACGCCGAGCGCCGGACGGCCTGGAACCGGGCCCGCCACAGCCTCGGCGACCGGGAGACGGCCCGCGCACTGAAGGACTCCCGCTTCGCGTTGTGGAAGAACTCCGATGACCTCACCGACCGGCAGGCCGCGAAACTCGCCTGGATCGCCGCCACCGACCCCCAACTCCACCGCGCCTGGCGCCTGAAAGAAGCCCTCCGGACCGTGTTCACCCTGGCCAAGTCCCGCCCCACCGCCGCCCTCAAAGCCCTGGACCGCTGGATCGCCTGGGCCCGACGCTGCCGCATCCCCACCTTCGTCGACCTCCAACGCAAGATCATGCGCCACTACGACGCCATCCGCGCCGCGCTGACCACCGGCATGAGCAACGGACTGATCGAGTCCACCAATACCAAGACTCGCCTGATCATCCGACGCGGCTTCGGCTTCCACACCGCCAACGCCATCATCGCCCTCGTCATGCTCACCCTGGGCGGACCACGACCACAACTCCCAGGCCGCCAACTCGCCACAGAATGA
- a CDS encoding alpha/beta hydrolase → MDLEPGKTVPAVPVPLDAELQVAYDAYLAEEPDLAPMSLEKLSVIRAEVDAAVAALEDLSHGGRFTVFQPSVPGLDGAPEIPLLVCTPSSAPASRPPLYFIHGGGFYCSDHRTGLDQILETAERFGATLISVGYRLAPEHPYPAQINDAYAGLLWVADHADGLGIDSERIVVTGFSAGGALSAALALTVRDKGGPRLLGQLLIAPLLDDRNDSASALQMDDVELFDRSRNGFAWSSLLGDGQGGADVPQYAAPARATDLAGLPPTFLDVGSAECLRDEILAYADRIWQAGGEAELHVWPGGIHGFDRKAPEARISKAAVAARRNWLEHLLATN, encoded by the coding sequence ATGGATCTTGAACCTGGAAAGACCGTGCCCGCCGTTCCCGTTCCTCTCGATGCCGAACTTCAGGTCGCTTATGACGCCTACCTGGCGGAGGAACCGGACTTGGCGCCGATGAGCCTCGAGAAGCTGTCGGTGATCCGCGCGGAGGTCGACGCCGCAGTGGCGGCGCTCGAGGACCTCAGCCATGGCGGGCGCTTCACCGTCTTCCAGCCTTCGGTGCCCGGCCTGGACGGCGCCCCCGAGATCCCGCTGCTGGTGTGCACACCCTCCAGCGCGCCCGCATCGCGGCCGCCGCTCTACTTCATACACGGCGGCGGCTTCTACTGTAGCGATCACCGCACCGGGCTCGACCAGATACTCGAGACGGCCGAGCGGTTCGGGGCCACGCTGATCTCGGTCGGCTACCGGCTCGCGCCCGAGCACCCCTACCCCGCCCAGATCAACGACGCTTACGCCGGTCTACTGTGGGTCGCCGACCACGCGGACGGGCTCGGCATCGACTCGGAACGCATCGTCGTCACGGGCTTCAGCGCCGGCGGCGCCCTCAGCGCCGCGCTCGCTTTGACCGTGCGCGACAAGGGCGGTCCCCGCCTGCTCGGCCAGCTGCTGATTGCCCCGCTGCTCGACGACCGCAACGACAGCGCCTCGGCCCTGCAGATGGACGACGTCGAACTCTTCGACCGCAGCCGCAACGGGTTCGCCTGGAGCTCGCTGCTCGGCGACGGCCAGGGCGGAGCTGACGTGCCGCAGTACGCTGCGCCCGCCCGCGCCACCGACCTGGCCGGCCTGCCGCCCACATTCCTCGACGTCGGCTCCGCCGAGTGCCTGCGCGATGAGATCCTCGCCTACGCCGACCGGATCTGGCAGGCCGGCGGCGAAGCCGAGCTGCACGTGTGGCCCGGCGGAATCCACGGTTTCGACCGGAAAGCCCCCGAGGCGCGGATCAGCAAGGCCGCTGTCGCGGCACGCCGCAACTGGCTGGAGCACCTTCTCGCCACCAACTGA
- a CDS encoding transposase family protein encodes MLVYPSAIDLSSASLQFLAGRLTVHRRQIGTRWRRLTAGRQALLVLAHLRCGDTYARLAAGFAIGIATVCRYVHEGIGVLAALAPTLQQAMKTAAGKAFVILDGTLLPIDRVAADRPYYSGKHKRHGMNVQVLADPFGRILWASPALPGAVHDIKAARTHSIIEALASCGVTCWADKGYQGAGGTVRVPYRGRWKHLSHGQQAVNRAHAKIRALGERAMATLKNWRLLKKLRCSTTRITHTAQAILTLTLNTTT; translated from the coding sequence GTGCTTGTCTACCCGTCGGCGATCGATCTGTCCAGCGCGTCCCTGCAGTTCCTCGCCGGCCGCCTGACAGTCCATCGTCGGCAGATCGGGACGCGGTGGCGTCGGCTGACTGCAGGCCGACAGGCCCTTCTGGTCCTGGCGCACCTGCGCTGCGGGGACACCTATGCCCGCCTCGCAGCGGGCTTCGCGATCGGTATCGCCACCGTGTGCCGCTACGTCCACGAGGGCATCGGCGTCCTGGCCGCTCTTGCCCCGACGTTGCAGCAGGCGATGAAGACCGCGGCAGGCAAGGCTTTCGTGATCCTCGACGGGACACTACTCCCCATCGACCGCGTCGCCGCCGACCGCCCGTACTACTCCGGGAAACACAAGCGGCACGGCATGAACGTGCAAGTCCTCGCCGACCCCTTCGGCCGGATCCTATGGGCCTCACCCGCACTGCCAGGAGCCGTCCACGACATCAAAGCCGCCCGAACCCACAGCATCATCGAGGCTCTCGCCTCATGTGGCGTCACATGCTGGGCGGACAAGGGATACCAAGGCGCCGGCGGCACCGTCCGTGTCCCGTATCGCGGCCGTTGGAAGCACCTCTCCCACGGTCAGCAAGCCGTCAACCGTGCCCACGCAAAAATCCGCGCCCTCGGCGAACGCGCCATGGCCACCCTCAAGAACTGGCGTCTCCTCAAGAAGCTCCGCTGCAGCACCACCCGCATCACCCACACCGCCCAAGCCATCCTCACCCTGACCCTCAACACCACAACCTGA
- a CDS encoding transposase family protein — MSWNITTGLDTEQLDGLVARVHQELVQDPDPPVMPGRMWALGLYKSVVLVLFLLRQNPVQEVAAELFGISQATVSRRWTALLPMVEKVLATHVPDPTEASAGRIVLVDGTLVTTWDWSSEGTTMFSGKHRDTGFNLQIAATLAGDLLAVSAPVPGSRHDMHAWRQSHFPEAFAEREGIGDLGYAGSRLFTPRRKPPGQERSAGDKRANRSVNTLRAAVERAIAHLKNWKILATRYRGPSPASPTSSRPSPPSPSTQEAGEAYVNNPLGVEYYGSYYRKLIPGKGYVRTVDTCKNS; from the coding sequence TTGAGCTGGAACATTACGACAGGACTGGACACCGAGCAACTTGACGGGCTGGTCGCACGAGTTCACCAAGAGCTCGTGCAGGATCCGGATCCGCCGGTGATGCCGGGGCGGATGTGGGCGCTGGGCCTGTACAAGTCGGTGGTGTTGGTGCTGTTCCTGCTGCGGCAGAACCCGGTGCAGGAGGTGGCCGCCGAGTTGTTCGGGATCTCCCAGGCCACCGTCTCCAGGAGGTGGACGGCCCTGCTGCCGATGGTGGAGAAGGTCCTGGCCACGCACGTTCCCGATCCCACCGAGGCCTCTGCCGGCCGGATCGTACTCGTGGATGGCACCTTGGTCACGACGTGGGACTGGTCCAGCGAGGGCACCACGATGTTCTCCGGCAAGCACCGCGACACCGGCTTCAACCTGCAGATCGCCGCCACTCTCGCCGGCGACCTGCTCGCGGTCTCCGCGCCGGTGCCCGGCAGCCGGCACGACATGCACGCCTGGCGCCAGTCCCACTTCCCCGAGGCATTCGCCGAACGCGAGGGCATAGGCGACCTGGGCTACGCCGGCTCCCGACTGTTCACCCCCAGGCGCAAGCCGCCCGGCCAGGAACGATCCGCCGGAGACAAGAGAGCCAACCGCTCCGTCAACACGCTCCGAGCCGCAGTCGAACGGGCCATCGCGCACCTGAAGAACTGGAAGATTCTCGCCACCCGCTACCGCGGCCCCTCACCCGCTTCCCCGACATCGTCAAGACCGTCACCGCCCTCACCTTCTACACAAGAGGCTGGTGAGGCCTACGTGAATAACCCTCTTGGTGTTGAGTACTATGGCTCCTATTATAGAAAACTTATACCCGGGAAAGGGTACGTACGCACCGTAGACACCTGCAAGAACTCCTAA
- a CDS encoding IS3 family transposase, with amino-acid sequence MGELIRYLPAELIDAVLEETRTVQRRLRCLPSRFEANYRVYGARKIWRELNRQGHRAARCTVERLMRELGIAGAVRGRRVITTLPGGQVDRAPDLLDRDFVAAAPNRCWVADFTHAKTWAGVVYVAFVVDTFSRRIVGWSAATVKETVFVLDALEMAVWQRDRDQHPVQPGELIHHSDAGSQYTSFRLAEHLDAAGIAASIGSVGDAYDNALMESTIGLYKTELIKPRRPWKSLSQAELATAEWVDWYNHRRLHGEIGHVPPAEYEANHYKESTKPQVTTKI; translated from the coding sequence TTGGGTGAGCTCATTCGCTACCTTCCCGCCGAGCTCATCGATGCGGTCTTGGAGGAGACCCGGACCGTGCAGCGGCGGTTGCGATGCCTGCCCTCTCGGTTCGAAGCCAACTACCGTGTCTACGGAGCGAGGAAGATCTGGCGTGAGCTGAACCGGCAGGGCCACCGCGCGGCCCGCTGCACCGTCGAACGCCTGATGCGCGAACTCGGCATCGCCGGAGCGGTCCGCGGCAGACGCGTGATCACCACGCTGCCCGGCGGGCAGGTGGACCGGGCGCCGGACCTACTGGACCGCGACTTCGTCGCCGCTGCCCCGAACCGCTGCTGGGTGGCGGACTTCACCCACGCGAAAACCTGGGCCGGTGTCGTCTACGTCGCCTTCGTCGTGGACACGTTCTCCCGCCGGATCGTCGGCTGGTCCGCGGCCACAGTGAAGGAAACGGTCTTCGTCCTGGACGCCCTGGAGATGGCCGTGTGGCAACGCGACCGAGACCAACACCCGGTCCAGCCAGGTGAGTTGATCCACCACTCGGACGCCGGGTCGCAATATACGAGCTTCCGGCTCGCCGAGCATCTGGACGCCGCCGGCATCGCCGCCTCGATCGGATCGGTCGGCGACGCCTACGACAATGCCCTGATGGAGAGCACGATCGGCTTGTACAAGACCGAGCTGATCAAGCCCCGACGGCCCTGGAAGTCGCTCTCCCAGGCCGAGTTGGCCACCGCAGAGTGGGTCGACTGGTACAACCACCGCAGACTTCACGGTGAGATAGGGCACGTTCCACCCGCCGAGTACGAGGCCAATCACTACAAGGAATCCACGAAACCCCAGGTCACAACCAAAATCTGA
- a CDS encoding IS5 family transposase, producing MSERKPHPSDLSDEQWALIDPVITVWKDRHRSVSGHQGAYAMREIVNAILYQSRTGCQWAYLPHDLPPKSATYYYFAVWRDDGIDQVIHELLRCQVRERARRLEDPTLVVLDTQSVHAAAGVPASTTGRDPAKRAPGRKRGPAVDVLGLVVAVTVLAASTHDNAAGLALLDQVAESAGGTVCKALVDQGFKNQVAAHGTRLGIDVETVERNPQDKGFVPQPKRWRVEQTYGTLILHRRLVRDYEHRPSSSASRVYWGRSRTPGPARACRRRHGR from the coding sequence GTGAGTGAACGCAAGCCGCACCCGAGCGACTTATCGGACGAGCAGTGGGCTCTGATCGACCCGGTGATCACCGTGTGGAAGGACCGGCATCGTTCGGTCAGCGGTCACCAGGGCGCCTATGCGATGCGGGAGATCGTGAACGCGATCCTCTACCAGAGCCGGACCGGCTGCCAGTGGGCCTACCTCCCGCACGACCTGCCGCCGAAGAGCGCGACGTACTACTACTTCGCAGTCTGGCGGGATGACGGAATAGACCAGGTCATCCATGAACTCCTGCGCTGCCAAGTCCGTGAGCGGGCCCGCCGATTAGAGGACCCGACCCTGGTGGTGCTGGATACCCAAAGTGTCCACGCGGCCGCCGGGGTCCCCGCCTCCACGACCGGCAGGGATCCGGCGAAGCGGGCGCCGGGCCGCAAGCGGGGCCCGGCCGTGGATGTGCTCGGCTTGGTCGTCGCTGTCACCGTCCTCGCCGCGAGCACGCACGACAACGCCGCGGGTCTCGCCCTGCTCGACCAAGTCGCCGAGAGCGCCGGCGGAACCGTCTGCAAGGCGCTGGTCGACCAGGGTTTCAAGAACCAGGTCGCCGCCCACGGCACCCGCCTGGGCATCGACGTCGAAACCGTCGAACGCAACCCGCAGGACAAGGGGTTCGTCCCGCAGCCGAAACGGTGGAGAGTCGAGCAGACCTACGGGACCCTCATACTGCACCGGCGCCTGGTCCGCGACTACGAGCACCGCCCGTCCTCGTCCGCCTCCCGTGTCTACTGGGGCCGCAGCCGAACACCAGGACCTGCACGAGCCTGTCGAAGACGGCACGGTCGCTGA
- a CDS encoding ISL3 family transposase — MLGDHIAKTLLPHLASVAIEDIRADGGCICITASAAARSAQCPGCGTHSQRVHDRYRRRLADVAIGGRATTIHLTVRRFRCEQSSCPRRTFVEQVDGLTFRHGRRSQLQQAMLISIARCLAGRAGARLAALLHCAISPNTLLNRVRRLPAEPPERSPRVLGVDDFALKRGHVYGTVLIDIETGRVVDVLPDRTAETFTAWLEEHPGAEIVCRDRASAYAEAIRTAAPDAVQIADRFHLWQNLCKAVEKCVVAHRSCLTPAEEANQDALVERPAEPPAIEGKRAANTRRNFAAVHEMYDKGVAIEVIAKSLRMDRKTVRKYAHATVVEDLLSPPRQSRRMLQPWAEYLNMRWQEGCTDSGRLFREIQERGYRGSSRSVRRWLEPLRSAESPTPKRSEAPTVRQVTGWLTCHPDNLSSGQQLRLKRILADCPELADLRRHIAAFAAMMKNLDGRLLPRWMKAAQGSELPPLRGFARNLSKDLDAVTAGLTQPYSSGMVEGHVNRVKYLKRQGYGRANFDLLRRRILLTP; from the coding sequence GTGTTAGGAGATCACATAGCCAAGACGCTGCTGCCGCACCTGGCCAGCGTCGCGATCGAGGACATACGAGCTGATGGTGGATGTATCTGTATCACTGCCTCGGCGGCTGCTCGCTCAGCCCAGTGCCCAGGCTGCGGGACGCACTCACAGCGAGTCCACGACCGATATCGTCGGCGGCTCGCTGACGTCGCGATCGGTGGACGGGCGACGACGATACATCTGACGGTTCGCCGGTTCCGGTGCGAGCAGTCGTCGTGCCCGCGCAGAACCTTCGTCGAGCAGGTCGACGGGCTCACCTTCCGCCACGGCCGCCGCAGCCAACTGCAGCAGGCGATGCTGATATCGATCGCACGCTGCCTGGCCGGTCGGGCCGGTGCCCGGCTCGCCGCCCTGCTGCACTGCGCGATCAGCCCGAACACCCTACTCAACCGTGTGCGGAGGCTGCCTGCCGAGCCGCCGGAGCGGAGCCCGCGGGTACTGGGCGTCGACGACTTCGCACTCAAGCGCGGTCACGTCTACGGCACCGTCCTCATCGACATCGAGACCGGCCGCGTCGTCGACGTCCTGCCCGACCGCACCGCCGAGACCTTCACCGCCTGGCTCGAAGAACATCCCGGCGCCGAGATCGTGTGCCGTGACCGCGCGAGCGCGTACGCGGAGGCGATCCGCACGGCCGCGCCGGATGCGGTCCAGATCGCAGATCGCTTTCACCTCTGGCAGAACCTGTGCAAGGCGGTTGAGAAGTGCGTCGTCGCCCACCGCTCCTGCCTCACTCCGGCCGAGGAGGCGAACCAGGACGCCCTGGTGGAACGGCCTGCCGAGCCGCCGGCGATCGAGGGCAAGCGGGCCGCGAACACACGCCGCAACTTCGCGGCGGTGCACGAGATGTACGACAAGGGCGTCGCCATCGAGGTGATCGCCAAGTCCCTGCGGATGGACCGCAAGACAGTCCGCAAGTACGCCCACGCGACAGTCGTCGAGGACCTGCTCTCGCCGCCGCGGCAGAGCCGACGGATGCTGCAGCCCTGGGCCGAGTACCTCAATATGCGCTGGCAGGAGGGGTGCACTGACAGCGGGCGCCTGTTCCGCGAGATTCAGGAACGCGGCTACCGCGGCAGCAGCCGCAGTGTCCGGCGCTGGCTCGAGCCGTTGCGCTCCGCCGAGTCGCCGACCCCGAAGAGGTCGGAGGCGCCCACGGTCCGGCAGGTCACCGGCTGGCTCACCTGTCACCCCGACAACCTCAGCTCCGGTCAGCAGCTCCGCCTCAAGCGCATCCTGGCCGATTGCCCTGAACTCGCCGATCTACGACGGCACATCGCGGCGTTCGCCGCGATGATGAAGAACCTCGACGGCCGTCTGCTGCCCCGCTGGATGAAGGCGGCCCAGGGCAGCGAGCTGCCACCCCTGCGCGGTTTCGCCCGCAACCTCAGCAAGGACCTCGACGCCGTCACCGCCGGCCTCACCCAGCCCTACTCCAGCGGCATGGTCGAGGGCCACGTGAACCGGGTGAAATACCTCAAACGTCAAGGGTATGGACGGGCCAACTTCGATCTCCTGCGGCGCCGTATTTTGCTCACACCGTGA
- the istA gene encoding IS21 family transposase: protein MIHVEDWAEIRRLHRAEQMPIRAIARHLGISKNTVKRALAHDRPPKYERPAKGSAVDAVEVQIRELLRETPTMPATVIAERIGWQRGMTILRERVRELRPAYLPVDPVSRTTYRPGELAQCDLWFPEADIPLGYGQTGRPPVLVMVSGYSRIIAARMLPSRRSGDLIDGHWRLLTAWGAVPRMLVWDNEAGVGKGRVTSEFAAFAGLLATKIYLCRPRDPEAKGLVERANGYLETSFLPGRHFTGPDDFNTQLDAWLKVANRRVHRTLQARPSDRWEADRAGMLALPPVDPPSWWRFQIRLGRDHYVRVDTCDYSVDPAAIGRMVTVLCDNDEVIVLAQGGEIVARHPRCWARHQTLTDPHHAAAGDVMRREVHRRHGAACAAAAPDVVEVEQRELGTYDRLFTVIDGGNNQEAG from the coding sequence GTGATCCACGTGGAGGACTGGGCAGAGATCCGCCGACTGCACCGGGCCGAGCAGATGCCGATCCGGGCGATCGCCCGGCACCTGGGCATCTCGAAGAACACGGTGAAACGCGCGCTGGCGCACGACCGGCCGCCGAAGTACGAGCGTCCGGCGAAGGGCTCGGCGGTGGACGCGGTCGAGGTGCAGATCCGTGAGCTTTTGCGGGAGACGCCGACGATGCCTGCCACCGTGATCGCGGAGCGGATCGGTTGGCAGCGCGGGATGACCATCCTCAGGGAACGGGTGCGCGAGCTGCGGCCGGCGTATCTGCCGGTGGACCCGGTCTCGCGGACTACGTATCGGCCGGGCGAGCTGGCCCAGTGTGACCTGTGGTTTCCCGAGGCCGACATCCCGCTGGGCTATGGGCAGACAGGACGGCCGCCGGTTTTGGTGATGGTGTCCGGCTACTCGCGGATCATCGCCGCGAGGATGCTGCCCTCGCGCCGGAGTGGGGACCTGATCGACGGGCACTGGCGGCTGCTGACCGCCTGGGGAGCCGTCCCCAGGATGCTCGTCTGGGACAACGAGGCCGGCGTCGGCAAGGGCCGGGTCACCTCCGAGTTCGCCGCGTTCGCGGGCCTGCTGGCCACCAAGATCTACCTGTGTCGGCCCCGGGATCCAGAAGCGAAAGGGCTGGTCGAGCGGGCCAACGGCTATCTGGAGACCTCCTTCCTGCCGGGCCGTCACTTCACCGGCCCCGACGACTTCAACACACAGCTGGACGCCTGGCTGAAGGTCGCCAACCGGCGCGTCCACCGCACTTTGCAGGCCCGCCCGAGCGACCGGTGGGAGGCGGACCGGGCCGGGATGCTCGCACTGCCACCCGTTGACCCGCCGTCCTGGTGGCGGTTCCAGATCCGCCTGGGACGCGATCATTACGTCCGCGTCGACACCTGCGACTACTCCGTCGACCCCGCGGCGATCGGCCGGATGGTGACCGTGCTCTGCGACAACGACGAGGTCATCGTCCTGGCCCAGGGCGGCGAGATCGTGGCCCGGCATCCCCGCTGCTGGGCCCGCCACCAGACCCTCACCGACCCGCATCACGCCGCCGCCGGCGACGTGATGCGCCGCGAAGTACATCGACGGCACGGTGCTGCCTGCGCGGCAGCGGCCCCGGACGTGGTCGAGGTCGAACAGCGCGAGCTGGGCACCTATGACCGGCTCTTCACCGTCATCGACGGCGGCAACAACCAGGAGGCCGGCTGA